Proteins encoded in a region of the Lysobacterales bacterium genome:
- a CDS encoding alpha/beta hydrolase codes for MNECVLELESGRFGVLHEGAGRTPLVFVLLNAGSVHRQGPFRLYVNLARRLARLGFSSFRFDQPGIGDAVLAAERPQQALLGDVLDRLQARTGCERFVVGGICSAADAAWQLALRDPRVQGLLLLDPVAYGPRWFQWARVLQPRTPGALWRALKRRLAARGAAAGTTAPAVEADYREWPRPEEAPSQLAALCRRDVAVMALYTGGVAHYFLHRRQFGATFGNAAQDPRVRFDFWPDVDHLFYRPQDRERLIEHVCAWAQSRFGSQPSSRLQQGSP; via the coding sequence ATGAACGAGTGCGTGCTTGAACTGGAGAGCGGGCGCTTTGGCGTGCTGCACGAAGGCGCGGGGCGCACGCCCCTGGTGTTCGTGCTGTTGAACGCGGGCTCGGTGCACCGGCAGGGGCCGTTCCGGCTCTACGTCAACCTGGCGCGCCGGCTGGCGCGCCTTGGCTTTTCCAGCTTCCGTTTCGACCAGCCGGGCATTGGCGACGCCGTGCTCGCGGCTGAGCGTCCGCAGCAGGCGCTGCTGGGCGATGTTCTCGATCGTCTGCAGGCTCGCACGGGCTGCGAGCGATTCGTGGTGGGCGGCATCTGCAGCGCGGCCGATGCCGCTTGGCAGCTGGCCCTGCGCGACCCGCGCGTGCAGGGCCTGCTGCTGCTGGATCCCGTCGCCTACGGGCCGCGCTGGTTCCAGTGGGCACGCGTTCTGCAGCCGCGCACGCCGGGCGCGCTGTGGCGTGCGCTCAAGCGTCGTCTGGCTGCGCGAGGCGCGGCCGCAGGCACGACGGCGCCGGCGGTGGAAGCGGACTATCGTGAATGGCCGCGACCTGAGGAAGCGCCCTCGCAGCTCGCTGCGCTCTGCCGACGCGACGTCGCAGTGATGGCGCTCTACACCGGCGGGGTCGCGCACTACTTCCTGCATCGCCGACAATTCGGGGCCACGTTTGGCAACGCCGCGCAGGATCCGCGGGTCCGCTTCGATTTCTGGCCGGATGTGGACCATCTGTTCTACCGGCCGCAGGATCGCGAGCGTCTGATCGAGCACGTCTGCGCTTGGGCGCAGTCGCGCTTCGGATCTCAGCCCTCCTCCCGTTTGCAGCAAGGATCTCCATGA
- a CDS encoding glycosyltransferase, protein MPADASVHPCLLHVVDSLETGGLERFVCDLALSQHAAGQRVAVFSLNRTEGFRGELEAGGVEVIQGDKRGGFDRALIRRLRALVRERGVAVVHSHNFVPNYYAALALLGLRCALVNTCHNMGTRLAQRRLRMFFRLSLLRTARVATVGEAARAHLVGAGLLPAARTQALDNGIPVQRFARGAVARAEARALLGLAPDARVLGCVGRLVELKNHALLLGVLPALRARDANLALVLIGDGPKRGALQQQAQALGLGDCVHFAGDRSDVARLLCAFDVFVQPSRTEGLSIALLEASAAGCAIVASRVGGNPEIVADGQRGWLFESDDAAALEALLSELLGDAAQRQRLGEAARAWAEREVGIERARARYADLYAQAQQR, encoded by the coding sequence ATGCCTGCCGATGCGTCCGTGCATCCGTGTCTGCTGCATGTGGTCGATAGCCTTGAGACGGGAGGGCTGGAGCGGTTCGTCTGCGATCTGGCGCTGAGCCAGCACGCCGCCGGGCAGCGCGTGGCGGTGTTCAGCTTGAACCGCACCGAGGGGTTCCGCGGCGAGCTCGAAGCTGGCGGGGTCGAGGTGATCCAGGGCGACAAGCGCGGCGGCTTCGACCGCGCGCTGATCCGTCGGCTGCGCGCGCTGGTGCGCGAGCGCGGCGTTGCGGTGGTGCACAGCCACAACTTCGTGCCCAACTACTACGCGGCGCTGGCTCTGCTCGGGCTGCGCTGCGCGCTGGTGAACACCTGCCACAACATGGGCACGCGGCTGGCGCAGCGGCGGCTGCGCATGTTTTTTCGGCTGAGCCTGCTGCGCACCGCGCGCGTGGCCACGGTGGGTGAGGCCGCGCGTGCGCATCTGGTGGGTGCGGGCCTGCTGCCGGCGGCGCGCACGCAGGCGCTGGACAACGGCATTCCGGTGCAGCGCTTCGCCCGCGGCGCCGTCGCCCGCGCCGAGGCGCGCGCGCTGCTCGGGCTGGCGCCTGACGCCCGCGTGCTGGGCTGCGTGGGCCGGCTGGTGGAGCTGAAGAACCACGCGCTGCTGCTGGGCGTGCTGCCCGCGCTGCGCGCGCGCGATGCGAATCTTGCGCTGGTGCTGATCGGCGATGGCCCGAAGCGCGGCGCACTGCAGCAGCAGGCGCAGGCGCTGGGCCTCGGCGATTGCGTGCACTTTGCGGGCGACCGCAGCGATGTCGCGCGTCTGCTGTGCGCCTTCGATGTGTTCGTACAGCCCTCGCGCACGGAAGGGCTGTCGATCGCCCTGCTCGAGGCCAGCGCCGCCGGCTGCGCAATCGTCGCCAGCCGCGTGGGCGGCAACCCCGAGATCGTCGCCGATGGTCAACGCGGGTGGCTGTTCGAGAGCGACGATGCGGCCGCGCTTGAGGCGCTGCTGAGCGAGCTGCTCGGCGACGCGGCACAGCGCCAGCGGCTGGGCGAGGCCGCGCGCGCCTGGGCCGAACGCGAGGTCGGCATCGAGCGTGCCCGCGCGCGCTACGCGGATCTGTACGCACAGGCGCAGCAGCGCTGA
- a CDS encoding glycosyltransferase family 2 protein: protein MSSALALIALVCLAAVLYSYALYPLLLIALAALVQLRSDLARVLGKRERRAATVPELPTVSVLISAFNEEACIAARIDNLLALDYPRERLQILIGSDGSRDRTGELMLAAAARYADAPLQCLVFAHNRGKANVLNDLAARAEGELLVFSDANTLFAPDALRHLVAPFADPKVGGVSGELRLLGAGGDNQDGLYWRIEQLLKFFENRIGGLLGANGAIYAIRRRLWAPLAADTICDDFLVAMNVAAAGYRLRYAPAAWAEEEMPQRIGEEYRRRVRIGIGNFQALFRHPEYLLHTGLATAFTYLSHKVLRWLAPHLLIVALLASAALATRSSLWLAFTLLQLAGYGLAAACWRHSARGGALPALLRIPAFLFALNWAFLVASVRFARGRFAATWASTPR, encoded by the coding sequence ATGAGCAGCGCACTCGCTCTGATCGCCCTGGTCTGCCTCGCGGCGGTGCTGTACTCGTACGCGCTGTACCCGCTGCTGCTGATCGCGCTGGCCGCGCTGGTGCAGCTGCGCTCCGATCTCGCGCGCGTGCTCGGCAAGCGCGAGCGCCGCGCCGCAACCGTGCCCGAGCTGCCCACGGTGAGCGTGCTGATCTCGGCCTTCAACGAGGAGGCCTGCATTGCCGCGCGCATCGACAACCTGCTGGCGCTCGACTACCCGCGCGAGCGCCTGCAGATCCTGATCGGCTCCGACGGCAGCCGAGATCGCACCGGTGAGCTGATGCTCGCCGCCGCCGCACGCTACGCCGACGCGCCGCTGCAGTGTCTGGTGTTCGCGCACAACCGCGGCAAGGCCAACGTGCTGAACGATCTCGCCGCGCGCGCCGAGGGCGAGCTGCTGGTGTTCTCCGACGCCAACACCCTGTTCGCGCCCGATGCCCTGCGGCATCTGGTGGCACCGTTCGCCGACCCCAAGGTGGGCGGCGTCAGCGGCGAGCTGCGCCTGCTCGGTGCCGGCGGCGACAACCAGGACGGCCTGTACTGGCGCATCGAACAGCTGCTGAAGTTCTTCGAGAACCGCATCGGCGGCCTGCTGGGCGCGAACGGCGCGATCTACGCGATCCGTCGCCGGCTGTGGGCGCCGCTGGCGGCCGACACCATCTGCGATGACTTCCTGGTGGCGATGAACGTCGCCGCCGCCGGCTACCGTTTGCGCTACGCGCCGGCCGCCTGGGCCGAGGAAGAGATGCCGCAGCGCATCGGCGAGGAGTACCGCCGTCGCGTGCGCATCGGCATCGGCAACTTCCAGGCGCTGTTCCGCCACCCCGAGTATCTGCTGCACACCGGCCTCGCCACGGCCTTTACCTACCTCTCGCACAAGGTGCTGCGCTGGCTGGCGCCGCACCTGCTGATCGTGGCCCTGCTGGCTTCGGCGGCGCTCGCCACGCGCTCCTCCCTGTGGCTGGCCTTCACCCTGCTGCAGCTCGCGGGCTATGGGCTGGCGGCGGCGTGCTGGCGGCACAGCGCGCGCGGCGGCGCGCTGCCCGCCCTGCTGCGGATTCCGGCGTTTCTGTTCGCCTTGAACTGGGCTTTTCTGGTGGCCTCGGTGCGCTTCGCGCGCGGCCGCTTCGCCGCCACCTGGGCGAGCACGCCGCGATGA
- a CDS encoding IS5 family transposase, whose amino-acid sequence MKQTTFDSLAYTAKKKQTRRERFLSEMEQVVPWQPLLALIAEHYPKSGKAGRPPMSPEAMLRIHFLQQWYALSDPAMEDALYEIESMRRFAGLQLNVDPIPDETTILKFRRFLEKHALAPKILQTVNAHLAARGMQMRAGTLVDATIIHAPSSTKNSSGTRDPEMHQTKKGKQWFFGMKAHIGVDSESGLVRVVVATPANTADVTQIGALLTGEEKTVHADAGYTGAEKYVEGKAMLHVAAKRGTLKRMVEGALKDATQKLEKLKAQMRARVEHPFRVVKCQFGFTKVRYRGLAKNATQLQVLFALANLSLARRRLAAAG is encoded by the coding sequence ATGAAGCAGACGACCTTTGACTCCCTTGCCTACACCGCGAAGAAGAAGCAGACGCGGCGTGAGCGATTCCTGTCCGAGATGGAGCAGGTGGTGCCGTGGCAGCCGCTGCTGGCGCTGATCGCCGAACACTACCCGAAGAGTGGCAAGGCGGGCCGGCCGCCGATGTCGCCGGAGGCCATGCTGCGAATTCACTTCCTGCAGCAGTGGTACGCGCTGAGCGATCCCGCGATGGAGGATGCGCTGTACGAGATCGAGTCGATGCGGCGCTTTGCCGGACTCCAACTCAACGTCGATCCGATCCCGGACGAGACCACCATCCTGAAGTTCCGGCGCTTTCTTGAGAAGCATGCGCTGGCGCCGAAGATCCTGCAGACGGTGAACGCGCATCTGGCCGCGCGCGGCATGCAGATGCGCGCCGGCACGCTCGTGGACGCCACGATCATCCACGCGCCGAGTTCGACCAAGAACAGCAGCGGCACGCGTGATCCGGAGATGCACCAGACGAAGAAGGGCAAGCAGTGGTTCTTCGGCATGAAGGCCCACATCGGCGTGGACTCCGAGTCCGGCCTGGTGCGGGTGGTGGTGGCAACGCCCGCCAACACTGCAGACGTCACCCAGATCGGAGCGCTGCTGACGGGCGAGGAGAAAACCGTGCATGCCGACGCCGGTTACACCGGCGCCGAGAAGTACGTGGAGGGCAAGGCCATGCTGCACGTCGCCGCCAAGCGCGGCACGCTCAAGCGCATGGTCGAGGGCGCGCTCAAGGATGCGACGCAGAAGCTTGAAAAGCTGAAGGCGCAGATGCGGGCGCGCGTCGAACACCCGTTCCGGGTGGTGAAGTGCCAGTTCGGATTCACGAAGGTGCGGTACCGTGGCCTGGCCAAGAACGCTACCCAGCTGCAGGTGCTGTTTGCGCTGGCGAACCTGAGTCTGGCGCGCCGCCGATTGGCGGCGGCAGGATGA
- a CDS encoding polysaccharide deacetylase family protein → MKRLLLANTLKRSGALAVLRHAYRPRGLLCLNYHRIATRLPRYCDPGVISASAEQFAAQIRFLKRHAELITPDEIEQARRSRGRFVLVTFDDGYSDNYHAAFEVLRHEGARATFFIATGYIDNPRLSWWDAINALIDSTSARSLHLPEFELPPLSLSPEQRPDAVRQLLRLYKRLPGERAAALLQRLRELPNAQQPDAVEQWMSWDMLREMQAHGMHIGGHTMHHPVLSRLPIDEQREEIFGCAERLHTELGRRPSAFAYPVGNRDSFNADTRQVLKEAGVRYAFSYYGGFHGMDTGDDYDIRREPIEPYVAPALFEGIFGLPRVFCGG, encoded by the coding sequence ATGAAGCGACTGCTGCTGGCCAATACGCTGAAGCGCAGTGGCGCCCTGGCCGTGCTACGCCACGCCTACCGCCCGCGCGGACTGCTGTGCCTGAACTACCACCGCATCGCCACGCGACTGCCCCGCTACTGCGACCCGGGCGTCATCAGCGCCAGCGCGGAGCAGTTCGCTGCGCAGATCCGGTTTCTCAAACGCCACGCCGAGCTCATCACCCCCGACGAGATCGAACAGGCGCGCCGCAGCCGCGGCCGCTTCGTGCTGGTGACCTTCGACGACGGCTACAGCGACAACTACCACGCCGCCTTCGAGGTGCTGCGCCACGAGGGCGCGCGCGCCACCTTCTTCATCGCCACCGGCTACATCGACAACCCGCGCCTGTCCTGGTGGGACGCCATCAACGCCCTGATCGACAGCACCAGCGCCCGCAGCCTGCACCTGCCCGAGTTCGAGCTGCCGCCGCTCAGCCTGAGCCCCGAGCAGCGCCCCGACGCCGTGCGTCAGCTGCTGCGCCTGTACAAGCGCCTGCCCGGCGAGCGCGCCGCCGCCCTGCTGCAGCGCCTGCGCGAGCTGCCCAACGCCCAGCAGCCCGACGCCGTCGAACAGTGGATGAGCTGGGACATGCTGCGCGAGATGCAGGCCCACGGCATGCACATCGGCGGCCACACCATGCACCACCCCGTGCTGTCGCGCCTGCCGATCGACGAACAGCGCGAGGAAATCTTCGGCTGCGCCGAACGCCTGCACACCGAACTCGGCCGGCGCCCAAGCGCCTTCGCCTACCCGGTCGGCAACCGCGACAGCTTCAATGCCGACACCCGCCAGGTGCTGAAAGAAGCCGGCGTGCGCTACGCGTTCTCGTACTACGGCGGGTTCCACGGAATGGACACGGGGGATGACTACGACATCCGCCGCGAACCGATTGAGCCGTATGTGGCGCCGGCCTTGTTCGAGGGGATTTTTGGGTTGCCGAGGGTGTTTTGTGGGGGGTGA
- a CDS encoding O-antigen ligase family protein yields the protein MAFALFLLYVVFTFLRPVELFAPGLAEARPMLVLWLLAFGAALMATLVQRRIALRAPHAGLLLVFILALMLSRVANGWAGGAMAAVSEFSASALLLLLAAMNLTSLRRLQWTLATVTLCMLVLSVFAVNAFETGHRAEDFVLRQGTGDDADLLDAGYAGVPAEDTSGQSLWRVHGLGILNDPNDFGQALVMCLPLLALAWRPRRWTRNALVVGLPMALMLYAIYLTHSRGALLGVAVLALLGLRGWLGNVRTALVGLAGLVLAMGLGLAGGRDFSTQEQSAGQRIEAWYDGLQMFRENPLFGVGYGAFTDYHELTAHNSFVLCFAELGLFGLLPWVALLVLAWRELSQVTQLAEPGSTQARMAEALRMALLGFLACAWFLSRTYQPLLYLLLGLCIAAAWAARQAALAGPEPQYWPAPRWQLASVGTAFGSIVAVYAFIVLERFTG from the coding sequence ATGGCCTTCGCGCTGTTCCTGCTCTATGTGGTCTTCACCTTCCTGCGGCCAGTCGAGCTGTTCGCGCCGGGTCTGGCGGAGGCGCGGCCCATGCTGGTGCTCTGGCTGCTGGCCTTCGGTGCGGCCCTGATGGCGACCCTGGTGCAGCGTCGAATTGCCCTGCGCGCGCCCCATGCCGGGCTGCTGCTGGTGTTCATCCTCGCCCTGATGCTGTCGCGCGTCGCCAACGGCTGGGCCGGCGGCGCGATGGCGGCGGTTTCTGAATTCAGCGCCTCGGCCCTGCTGCTGCTGCTGGCGGCGATGAACCTCACCAGCCTGCGCCGCCTGCAGTGGACGCTGGCCACCGTGACTCTGTGCATGCTGGTGCTGAGCGTGTTCGCGGTCAACGCGTTCGAGACTGGACATCGCGCCGAGGACTTCGTGCTTCGCCAGGGCACCGGTGACGATGCGGATCTGCTCGACGCCGGCTATGCCGGCGTGCCGGCCGAGGACACCAGCGGGCAAAGCCTGTGGCGCGTGCACGGCCTGGGCATCCTGAATGACCCCAACGACTTCGGCCAGGCCCTGGTGATGTGCCTGCCCCTGCTGGCCCTGGCTTGGCGGCCGCGGCGCTGGACGCGCAATGCGCTGGTGGTGGGCCTGCCGATGGCGCTGATGCTGTACGCGATCTACCTCACCCACTCGCGCGGGGCTCTGCTGGGCGTCGCCGTGCTGGCCCTGCTGGGGCTGCGGGGCTGGCTGGGCAATGTGCGCACCGCCCTGGTCGGCCTCGCGGGTCTGGTGCTGGCGATGGGCCTCGGCCTCGCGGGTGGACGCGACTTCTCGACCCAGGAGCAGTCGGCCGGCCAGCGCATCGAAGCCTGGTACGACGGCCTGCAAATGTTCCGCGAGAACCCGCTGTTCGGTGTCGGCTACGGTGCCTTTACCGACTACCACGAGCTGACTGCCCACAACAGTTTTGTCCTGTGCTTTGCCGAGCTGGGACTGTTCGGCCTGCTGCCCTGGGTGGCGCTGCTGGTGCTCGCCTGGCGTGAACTCAGCCAAGTCACCCAGCTGGCCGAGCCCGGCTCGACCCAGGCGCGCATGGCCGAGGCCCTGCGCATGGCCCTGCTCGGTTTTCTGGCCTGCGCCTGGTTCCTGTCGCGCACCTACCAGCCGCTGCTCTACCTGCTGCTGGGCCTGTGCATCGCTGCGGCGTGGGCAGCGCGCCAGGCTGCGCTGGCCGGGCCTGAGCCGCAGTATTGGCCGGCGCCGCGCTGGCAGTTGGCTTCCGTCGGGACCGCGTTCGGCAGCATCGTCGCGGTCTACGCCTTCATCGTGCTGGAGCGCTTTACCGGATGA
- a CDS encoding serine acetyltransferase, whose translation MHALTARRGRRLEALRGFIDTAAAAAGRLDCAENDVILLDDLRAKRALYSQHGQQCSLLRAALSDGTLAVVLYRLQAWLAGMGLGVLALLPHLVNKWLNGCVIGVRARFGPGLVLIHPIGVVINSAVQGGRNVWIESSVVIGENRGAFPRLGDDVFIGSGAKIIGGVRIGHGARIGANAVVLHDVGDGETAVGIPARTRPSTRADG comes from the coding sequence ATGCACGCGCTGACGGCGCGCCGCGGGCGGCGTCTTGAGGCGCTGCGCGGCTTCATCGACACTGCCGCCGCGGCAGCCGGCCGCCTGGACTGCGCGGAGAACGATGTGATCCTGCTCGATGACCTGCGCGCCAAGCGGGCGCTGTACTCGCAGCACGGTCAGCAGTGCTCGCTGCTGCGCGCCGCACTCAGCGACGGCACGCTCGCCGTGGTGCTGTATCGCCTGCAGGCCTGGCTGGCTGGCATGGGCCTGGGCGTGCTGGCCCTGCTGCCGCATCTCGTCAACAAGTGGTTGAACGGCTGCGTGATCGGCGTGCGCGCGCGCTTCGGCCCGGGTCTGGTGCTGATCCATCCGATCGGCGTGGTGATCAACTCGGCCGTGCAGGGCGGGCGCAACGTGTGGATCGAGAGCAGCGTGGTGATTGGCGAGAACCGCGGTGCGTTTCCGCGCCTGGGCGATGACGTGTTCATCGGCTCGGGGGCGAAGATCATCGGCGGCGTGCGCATCGGCCACGGTGCGCGGATCGGCGCCAATGCCGTGGTGCTGCACGACGTTGGCGATGGCGAAACCGCCGTGGGCATTCCGGCGCGCACACGGCCGAGCACGCGCGCCGACGGCTAG
- a CDS encoding restriction endonuclease, with protein MATMSFADAAEKLLRDAGKPMTHKELAAAALKQKLVATESETPDINMHVSIRVEMKRREARGQPQRFVFLGNGLFSLIDLVAGKPTQKTKSALEQVRDSRADAAQELYERLISANNGPNFEVMVADLLVALGYQDVQVIGGKDDQGVDIICEKRDGILTNRIAVQCKCKNLRQLVGPKDVSTLRDNLSTYQAQQGIIVTTSRLNDVAKTKAKEAAKEVIHYIEHEQLLDLFVEYSIGIRSEALKFYQLDVSSYDFLK; from the coding sequence GTGGCAACCATGTCCTTCGCCGATGCTGCAGAGAAGCTCTTGCGCGACGCCGGCAAGCCGATGACGCACAAGGAACTCGCGGCTGCTGCCCTGAAGCAGAAACTAGTCGCAACTGAGTCGGAGACCCCCGACATCAACATGCATGTCTCGATTCGAGTCGAGATGAAAAGGCGCGAAGCTAGGGGGCAACCGCAGCGCTTCGTCTTCCTAGGAAACGGCCTTTTCAGCCTAATCGACCTCGTTGCAGGAAAGCCGACGCAGAAGACGAAGTCAGCCCTTGAGCAGGTTAGGGACTCTCGAGCAGATGCGGCGCAAGAACTCTACGAACGATTAATTTCTGCGAACAACGGGCCGAACTTTGAAGTTATGGTGGCCGATCTTCTAGTTGCCCTTGGTTACCAGGACGTACAGGTTATTGGCGGAAAGGACGATCAAGGCGTCGACATCATTTGCGAGAAGCGAGACGGCATTCTCACCAATCGCATCGCTGTACAGTGCAAGTGCAAGAACCTCAGGCAGCTCGTTGGCCCGAAAGACGTCAGCACTCTCCGCGATAACCTATCCACTTATCAGGCACAACAGGGAATCATCGTTACAACGAGCCGCCTAAACGACGTGGCGAAGACGAAAGCGAAAGAGGCAGCAAAAGAAGTCATTCACTATATCGAGCACGAACAGTTGCTCGATCTGTTTGTCGAGTACAGCATAGGCATCCGAAGCGAGGCACTAAAGTTCTACCAGCTCGATGTGTCGTCGTACGACTTTCTCAAGTAG
- a CDS encoding oligosaccharide flippase family protein, which yields MSSAFGRVAALRGALMMTGSTYAVYALGLLVSALIARDLGPDSFGHYAYLVWLSGVLGIIANNGLTTTGIRFVSESLGRDERDAAARVQGWLWRRQLLCLAAVALGYAATLPFIERSGWQQEQLLLFTALAILSMSGKSVFIFYTSMAKGHGRFELEAGITVALGLLNALAVALLFWRGASLLAYLLVFTATSLAFGVLGFVGARRAEVRGAREAPQAELLARLRPHLLWTVALVIAAALGNKSVETYLLNLFTGSAAVGYFAIAAALTRGGVDLLSSGLSTVLMPMMAHAYGAHGLAQVSRVLGNAVRIFLFFGLLLAGSAALAADLAVQLLYGSAYAPVADVFRWMVVVGGLTLSEGAFGALLSTTDHQRLRALIAASTILLTLVLALLWIPRFGLMGALAAHATSRLLLMLVLVVGTRLALGLRLPWPELSRLAAAAVLAALPAVGLALLTTDPWLRFAAGVLYALLFIGLGLLLRAWRSEDADTLEEALARLPRLQTHIGPRLQRWAQRMREREA from the coding sequence ATGAGCAGCGCCTTCGGCCGCGTGGCCGCCCTGCGCGGCGCCCTGATGATGACCGGCTCGACCTATGCCGTGTACGCCCTGGGCCTGCTGGTGAGTGCACTGATCGCGCGCGATCTCGGCCCCGACAGCTTCGGCCACTACGCCTATCTGGTGTGGCTGTCGGGTGTGCTCGGCATCATCGCCAACAACGGCCTGACCACCACCGGCATCCGTTTCGTGTCCGAATCGCTGGGCCGCGACGAGCGCGACGCGGCCGCGCGCGTGCAGGGCTGGCTGTGGCGCCGACAGCTGCTCTGCCTCGCCGCGGTGGCCCTGGGCTATGCCGCGACCTTGCCCTTCATCGAGCGCAGCGGCTGGCAGCAGGAGCAGCTGCTGCTGTTCACCGCGCTGGCCATCCTCAGCATGAGCGGCAAGAGCGTCTTCATCTTCTACACCTCGATGGCCAAAGGCCACGGCCGCTTCGAGCTGGAAGCCGGCATCACCGTTGCCCTGGGCCTGTTGAACGCGCTGGCGGTGGCCCTGCTGTTCTGGCGCGGCGCGTCGCTGCTGGCCTACCTGCTGGTGTTCACCGCGACCAGCCTCGCCTTCGGCGTGCTGGGCTTCGTTGGCGCGCGTCGCGCCGAGGTGCGCGGCGCGCGCGAGGCGCCGCAGGCTGAACTGCTGGCGCGTCTGCGCCCGCACCTGTTGTGGACGGTTGCCCTGGTGATTGCGGCTGCGCTCGGCAACAAATCGGTTGAGACCTACCTGCTGAACCTGTTCACCGGCTCGGCTGCGGTGGGCTATTTCGCCATCGCTGCAGCACTCACCCGCGGCGGCGTCGACCTGCTGTCCTCGGGGCTGTCGACCGTGCTGATGCCGATGATGGCCCACGCCTACGGCGCCCACGGCCTGGCGCAGGTGAGCCGCGTGCTTGGCAATGCGGTGCGCATCTTCCTGTTCTTCGGGCTGCTGCTGGCCGGCAGCGCCGCCCTGGCTGCCGACCTTGCCGTACAGCTGCTCTATGGAAGCGCCTACGCCCCGGTCGCCGATGTCTTCCGCTGGATGGTCGTGGTGGGCGGCCTCACGCTCAGCGAAGGCGCCTTCGGCGCCCTGCTGTCGACCACCGACCACCAGCGCCTGCGCGCGCTCATCGCCGCCAGCACCATCCTGCTCACGCTGGTCCTGGCCCTGCTGTGGATACCGCGCTTTGGCCTGATGGGTGCGCTGGCCGCGCATGCCACCTCGCGCCTGCTGTTGATGCTCGTGCTGGTGGTCGGCACGCGCCTCGCGCTGGGCCTGCGCCTGCCCTGGCCCGAACTGTCGCGGCTGGCCGCCGCCGCCGTGCTGGCGGCCCTGCCGGCAGTCGGCCTGGCCCTGCTCACCACCGACCCCTGGCTGCGCTTCGCTGCCGGCGTGCTCTACGCGCTGCTGTTCATCGGCCTGGGCCTGCTGCTGCGGGCCTGGCGCAGCGAAGACGCCGACACCCTGGAGGAAGCCCTGGCCCGCCTGCCGCGCCTGCAGACCCACATCGGCCCCCGTCTGCAGCGCTGGGCCCAGCGCATGCGCGAGCGCGAAGCATGA